In Pyramidobacter piscolens W5455, the following are encoded in one genomic region:
- a CDS encoding N-acyl-D-amino-acid deacylase family protein: protein MLDLLIRNGTVIDGTRTTRRKSDVGVRHGKIVAVAPQIEEEAKETIDASGKIVAPGFIDIHSHSDMSPFFTDQKMQSKLYQGITLEIVGNCGISCLPTDDASREAITRLISSGLELPMDGRTVEDDSLSDYAEHLKRCPAATNIGVLVGHGTLRGMVMGFGMRKPTFEEQKHMECVLERELSEGAFGMSLGLIYPPSSYGAIDEFVALGKVLKRHDAILTVHMRSESTKIFEAVDEMLEVARHSGVHVEISHLKLIGKPQWGRSKELLAKIRAAREEGLNITCDQYPYTATSTGMSALVPAWAHDGGSDEMCKRLASPTEELLSETESETERRGGAHAVLVVSTHGRLPQYEGKRLDEIAADMELPPAQAVVRLLRASDGGVPCCYFSLSEDDMLHIMREQFVCIGSDGYAMTYDRHFLGTNPHPRSFGTFPRYFQTIREHRLMSLEDAVYKATMLPAQILGLKDRGVIAVDKIADITVFDAAEISDRATYTDSPQKPAGICAVVIDGRVAFKNGEQTGDNIGHLVVHK, encoded by the coding sequence TTGCTGGATCTTTTGATTCGAAACGGTACCGTCATTGACGGAACACGAACGACGCGGCGGAAATCAGACGTTGGCGTCCGCCATGGAAAGATCGTCGCGGTCGCCCCGCAGATCGAAGAAGAAGCAAAGGAGACGATCGACGCCTCTGGAAAAATCGTCGCTCCTGGATTCATCGATATCCATTCCCACTCCGACATGAGTCCCTTTTTCACCGATCAGAAAATGCAGAGCAAACTCTATCAAGGCATCACGCTCGAGATTGTCGGAAACTGCGGCATCTCGTGTCTGCCGACCGACGACGCTTCACGCGAGGCGATCACTCGCCTCATCTCTTCAGGTCTCGAACTGCCGATGGATGGCAGGACCGTCGAGGACGATTCTCTGTCGGATTATGCCGAACACCTGAAACGTTGCCCAGCCGCGACAAATATCGGCGTCCTTGTCGGTCACGGCACACTTCGCGGCATGGTCATGGGATTTGGCATGCGAAAACCGACTTTCGAGGAACAGAAACATATGGAGTGCGTGCTTGAGCGGGAACTTAGCGAAGGCGCATTTGGCATGTCGCTCGGCCTGATTTATCCGCCCAGTTCGTACGGCGCGATTGACGAGTTCGTCGCGTTGGGCAAAGTGCTTAAAAGGCACGATGCGATCCTTACTGTTCATATGCGCAGCGAGAGCACGAAAATCTTTGAAGCGGTCGATGAAATGCTCGAAGTGGCGCGCCATTCCGGCGTCCACGTCGAGATTTCCCATCTCAAGTTGATCGGCAAACCGCAATGGGGCCGTTCCAAAGAGCTCCTTGCAAAAATCAGAGCGGCCCGCGAAGAAGGATTGAATATCACGTGCGACCAGTATCCATATACCGCAACGTCGACAGGCATGTCGGCCTTGGTTCCTGCCTGGGCCCATGATGGCGGTTCGGATGAAATGTGCAAACGCCTTGCGTCTCCGACGGAAGAATTGCTCTCTGAAACGGAATCGGAAACCGAACGCCGCGGCGGCGCCCATGCGGTTCTGGTCGTTTCCACGCACGGCAGACTCCCGCAGTATGAAGGGAAACGCCTTGACGAGATCGCCGCGGACATGGAGCTGCCTCCGGCTCAGGCCGTCGTTCGCCTGCTGCGTGCGAGCGATGGGGGCGTTCCGTGCTGTTATTTCAGCCTTTCGGAAGACGATATGCTGCACATTATGCGCGAGCAGTTCGTCTGTATCGGATCGGACGGTTACGCGATGACCTATGACCGCCATTTTCTTGGGACGAACCCGCACCCGCGCAGTTTCGGCACCTTTCCCCGTTATTTCCAGACGATCAGGGAGCATCGGCTGATGAGCCTCGAAGACGCTGTTTACAAGGCTACAATGCTTCCGGCGCAAATCCTCGGCTTGAAGGACCGTGGCGTGATTGCCGTCGATAAGATCGCGGATATAACCGTTTTCGATGCGGCCGAAATTAGCGACCGCGCCACATACACCGATTCCCCGCAGAAACCGGCAGGCATTTGCGCGGTTGTGATCGACGGCCGTGTCGCGTTCAAAAATGGCGAACAGACTGGCGATAACATCGGACACCTTGTTGTCCATAAATAA
- the msrA gene encoding peptide-methionine (S)-S-oxide reductase MsrA, whose translation MSKRIVLAGGCFWGLEAYMRELPGVLDTEVGFANGRMPHPTYEQVKAGGTGYAEACKVEYDPQVISLRTLLRHYLRIIDPTTLNRQGPDIGAQYRTSIYYNDDEERRLAEELLAKEQKNWDEPVVTTVEPLVNFYAAEEYHQDYLKKKPCGYCHVNLALLDEPLPPEED comes from the coding sequence ATGTCGAAGAGGATCGTTTTGGCCGGAGGCTGTTTTTGGGGCCTCGAGGCCTACATGAGGGAATTGCCCGGCGTATTGGATACGGAAGTGGGATTCGCCAACGGGCGCATGCCGCACCCGACGTACGAACAGGTCAAAGCCGGCGGCACGGGGTACGCCGAGGCCTGCAAGGTCGAATACGACCCGCAGGTCATCAGCCTGCGCACGCTGTTGCGTCACTATCTGCGCATCATCGACCCGACGACGCTGAATCGGCAGGGGCCGGATATCGGCGCGCAGTACCGTACGTCCATCTACTACAACGACGACGAGGAGCGCCGTCTGGCCGAGGAGCTTCTCGCCAAAGAACAGAAGAACTGGGACGAGCCCGTCGTCACGACGGTGGAGCCTCTGGTCAACTTTTATGCGGCCGAGGAATACCATCAGGACTATCTGAAAAAGAAGCCGTGCGGCTACTGCCACGTCAACCTCGCCTTGCTCGACGAGCCGCTGCCGCCCGAGGAAGACTGA
- a CDS encoding sodium ion-translocating decarboxylase subunit beta, with protein sequence MEALFQGFLSLTWQQAVMIGIGLTLIWLAAAKEYEPSLLLPMGFGTVLVNIPMTAALTQAVGGTVVPGAISVLFDAGIANEMFPLLIFIGIGAMMDFSPVMERPVYALFGLTAQVGIFLTMGLAYYVFGFSVREAASIGIIGAADGPTSIFVSSRFAPQLLGPISVAAYSYMSMVPVIQPPVVRALTTKEERRMNMTLRAGRTVSKRARILFPIVVTIVVGIFAPSSSTLIGFLMFGNLLRESGVVARLSNSAQNELANIVTIMLGLGISCTMTGDRFLRADTLMILGMGLVAFVFDTAGGVLSAKLLNLFMKEKINPMIGAAGISAFPMSSRTIQQMAAREKPGTFVLMQASAANVAGQIGSVVAGGLLLALLS encoded by the coding sequence TTGGAAGCGTTGTTTCAGGGTTTTTTGAGCCTGACCTGGCAGCAGGCGGTGATGATTGGCATCGGCCTGACGCTGATCTGGCTGGCGGCGGCCAAGGAATACGAGCCTTCGCTGCTGCTGCCGATGGGATTCGGCACGGTGCTGGTGAACATTCCCATGACGGCCGCGCTGACGCAGGCCGTCGGCGGCACGGTAGTGCCCGGCGCGATCAGCGTGCTGTTCGACGCCGGCATCGCCAACGAGATGTTCCCGCTGCTGATCTTCATCGGCATCGGCGCGATGATGGACTTTTCGCCCGTGATGGAGCGCCCCGTCTACGCGCTCTTCGGCCTCACGGCGCAGGTGGGGATCTTCCTCACCATGGGGCTGGCGTATTACGTTTTCGGCTTCAGCGTTAGGGAAGCGGCCTCCATCGGCATCATCGGCGCCGCCGACGGCCCCACGTCGATCTTCGTCTCTAGCCGTTTCGCGCCGCAGCTGCTCGGTCCCATTTCCGTGGCGGCGTATTCCTACATGTCGATGGTGCCGGTCATCCAGCCGCCGGTGGTCCGCGCGCTGACGACCAAAGAGGAGCGGCGCATGAACATGACGCTCCGCGCCGGGCGCACGGTGAGCAAGCGTGCCAGGATCCTCTTCCCGATCGTCGTCACGATCGTGGTCGGCATCTTCGCGCCCTCGTCGTCGACGCTGATCGGCTTTCTGATGTTCGGCAATCTGCTGCGCGAGAGCGGCGTAGTCGCGCGCCTTTCCAACAGCGCCCAGAACGAGCTGGCCAACATCGTCACGATCATGCTGGGGCTGGGCATCTCCTGCACGATGACGGGCGACCGCTTCCTGCGCGCCGACACGCTGATGATCCTCGGCATGGGGCTGGTGGCCTTCGTCTTCGATACGGCCGGCGGCGTGCTCAGCGCCAAGCTGCTGAATCTGTTCATGAAGGAAAAGATCAACCCGATGATCGGCGCGGCGGGCATTTCCGCCTTCCCGATGTCGTCGCGCACGATCCAGCAGATGGCGGCCAGGGAAAAACCCGGCACGTTCGTGCTCATGCAGGCTTCTGCGGCCAACGTGGCCGGACAGATCGGTTCCGTCGTCGCCGGCGGGCTGCTGTTGGCGCTGCTGAGCTGA
- a CDS encoding P1 family peptidase: MKNNDWLERFGLSAGRLPKGPRNTIADVAGVTVGHATLAEGKTQTGVTAVIPAPGSLFRNKLIAASHVINGFGKTAGLVQIDELGTLETPVLLTNTLSVGDAWRGLSQAMIESEPSIGGAAGTVNPLVCECNDGFLNDIRVQAVTPELARQALAAAAPDFALGAVGAGRGMSCYQFKGGVGSASRLVTAGARTYTLGALVLSNFGEMDDFTLDGQPTGAEAKKILAAEQLREQGSCIVLIATDAPMTARQLKRLCKRASAGITHTGSIIGNGSGEIAVAFSTAQRVPFDAAGELAFRSVSDAHANLFFRAVIESVHEAILTSMLAAETVTGFQGHRRVSLAVLAGRVPGLPAPRR, encoded by the coding sequence GTGAAAAACAACGACTGGCTCGAGCGTTTCGGGCTGAGCGCCGGCCGCCTGCCCAAAGGCCCCCGCAACACGATCGCCGACGTGGCGGGCGTGACGGTGGGGCACGCGACGCTGGCGGAAGGGAAAACGCAGACGGGCGTGACGGCGGTGATCCCCGCGCCGGGCAGCTTGTTCCGGAACAAGCTGATCGCCGCCTCGCACGTGATCAACGGTTTCGGCAAGACGGCGGGGTTGGTGCAGATCGACGAGCTGGGCACGCTGGAAACGCCGGTTTTGCTGACCAACACGCTCAGCGTCGGCGACGCCTGGCGCGGCTTGTCGCAAGCGATGATCGAGAGCGAACCGTCGATCGGCGGCGCGGCGGGCACGGTCAATCCGCTGGTGTGCGAGTGCAACGACGGTTTTCTAAACGACATCCGCGTCCAGGCGGTGACGCCGGAGCTGGCGCGTCAGGCGCTGGCGGCCGCCGCGCCCGATTTCGCGCTCGGCGCGGTGGGCGCGGGACGGGGCATGAGCTGCTACCAGTTCAAGGGCGGCGTCGGTTCGGCTTCGCGGCTGGTGACTGCCGGCGCACGGACCTATACGCTGGGCGCGCTGGTTCTGAGCAACTTCGGCGAGATGGACGATTTCACGCTGGACGGTCAGCCGACGGGGGCCGAAGCGAAAAAGATCCTCGCCGCGGAACAGCTGCGCGAGCAGGGATCCTGCATCGTGCTGATCGCCACCGACGCGCCCATGACCGCGCGCCAGCTGAAGAGGCTCTGTAAACGCGCCAGCGCCGGCATCACGCACACCGGCTCGATCATCGGCAACGGCAGCGGCGAGATCGCCGTGGCTTTTTCCACCGCGCAGCGGGTTCCCTTCGACGCGGCGGGGGAACTGGCGTTTCGTTCGGTCAGCGACGCGCACGCCAACCTGTTCTTCCGCGCCGTGATCGAGTCGGTACACGAGGCGATCCTCACCTCCATGCTGGCGGCCGAGACGGTGACGGGTTTTCAGGGACACCGGCGCGTTTCGCTTGCTGTGCTGGCCGGGCGCGTGCCGGGGTTGCCCGCGCCGCGCCGTTAA
- a CDS encoding DNA polymerase II large subunit (Pol II) has protein sequence MKKCAYCGSEFDGALHGCPYCGGRAADHICKNCGAEYDGAACPQCGVRADDEGQRCPRCGARMFKGECSSCGYMADKGKAVAAEAKKAGAAMASWFGTLCLCVVGVIFPFVSIPFIFSRRHGKVIKWFFGGYGLFYIWALTLPQEGGTAATEMSPGLRWSSVALTALALLFALYRLWRESARPSV, from the coding sequence ATGAAGAAGTGTGCATACTGCGGCTCTGAATTCGACGGAGCCCTGCACGGATGTCCCTATTGCGGCGGGCGCGCGGCGGATCACATCTGCAAAAACTGCGGCGCCGAGTACGACGGCGCGGCCTGTCCGCAGTGCGGCGTGCGGGCCGACGACGAAGGGCAGAGGTGCCCCCGCTGCGGCGCGCGCATGTTCAAGGGCGAGTGCTCTTCCTGCGGCTACATGGCCGACAAGGGCAAAGCCGTGGCTGCCGAAGCCAAAAAAGCCGGCGCGGCGATGGCCTCGTGGTTCGGCACGCTCTGCCTCTGCGTCGTCGGCGTCATTTTCCCCTTCGTCAGCATCCCGTTCATCTTCAGCCGCCGCCACGGAAAGGTGATCAAATGGTTTTTCGGGGGGTACGGCCTTTTCTATATCTGGGCGCTGACCTTGCCTCAGGAGGGCGGCACGGCTGCGACGGAGATGTCGCCCGGGCTGCGCTGGAGCTCGGTGGCTCTGACGGCGCTGGCGCTGCTTTTCGCGCTGTACCGACTCTGGAGAGAAAGCGCGCGTCCGTCTGTCTGA
- a CDS encoding winged helix-turn-helix transcriptional regulator, translated as MDKQNLFPACPVETTLKLIGDKWNVLILRDLFLGTKRFSELKRSLAGVSQKVLTSQLRGMEEAGLVSRAVYPEVPPRVEYSLTARGRSLRPVIESMWNWGRAFKEDLGLDVAAIPERMPVPAEPRE; from the coding sequence ATGGACAAGCAGAACCTTTTTCCCGCCTGTCCGGTGGAGACGACGCTGAAGCTGATCGGCGACAAATGGAACGTGCTGATCCTGCGCGACCTTTTTCTCGGCACGAAGCGCTTCAGCGAGCTGAAACGGTCGCTCGCGGGCGTTTCGCAGAAGGTGCTCACGTCCCAGCTGCGCGGCATGGAAGAAGCGGGGCTGGTGAGCCGCGCCGTCTATCCCGAGGTGCCTCCGCGCGTGGAATATTCGCTCACCGCGCGCGGCCGTTCGCTGCGGCCGGTGATCGAGTCGATGTGGAACTGGGGCCGCGCCTTCAAAGAGGATCTGGGGCTGGACGTCGCGGCGATCCCCGAGCGTATGCCCGTTCCCGCCGAGCCGCGGGAATAA